One part of the Quercus lobata isolate SW786 chromosome 7, ValleyOak3.0 Primary Assembly, whole genome shotgun sequence genome encodes these proteins:
- the LOC115952749 gene encoding UBP1-associated protein 2A-like, whose amino-acid sequence MARKRKLDSQTQSGEPTIEPPQKQQQQQQQQQQQQQQENIEYEEVEEEVEEEVEEEVEEDEDEDDDDEDDEEQQQQNAANQTVNSTSTSAGADGDDDDDEPIQNLLEPFSKDQIINLLREAADKHRDVADRIRKVADEDPAHRKIFVHGLGWDTTAETLTAVFKQFGEIEDCKAVCDKISGKSKGYGFILFKSRRGARNALKQPQKKIGNRMTACQLATIGPVPMGNSAVAAATSSVAAPAAPLSEYTQKKIYVSNVGAELDPRKLLAFFARYGEIEEGPLGLDKVTGKPKGFCLFVYKTVESAKKALEEPHKNFEGHILHCQRAIDGPKPNKSQQHQHQQQQQHQHHQNPNPHTVPFQRNDNPGYVAGAPGTGTGHLMAPAAAGAGMGYNQGAAAAQALNPALGQAITALLASQGAGLGLTNLLGTLGSAAAAVNPGVPAAAGHGMQGAYPSQTNISPGVMGGYGNQGGLQSGYPSQQMGQGSSGRGQHGAGQYGNMAPYMGH is encoded by the coding sequence ATGGCGAGGAAACGAAAGCTCGATTCCCAAACCCAATCCGGCGAACCAACAATCGAACCTCCacagaaacaacaacaacaacaacaacaacaacagcaacagcaacaacaagAAAACATCGAATACGAAGAAGTCgaagaagaagttgaagaagaagtagaagaagaagtggaagaagacgaagacgaagacgatGACGATGAAGATGAcgaagaacaacaacaacaaaatgcgGCCAATCAGACGGTTAATTCCACCTCCACCTCAGCCGGCGCCGATGGcgacgacgacgacgatgaGCCGATACAGAACCTTCTGGAACCTTTCAGTAAGGACCAGATTATAAACCTACTCCGCGAAGCAGCGGATAAGCACCGTGATGTGGCGGATCGGATCCGAAAGGTGGCGGATGAGGACCCGGCTCACCGCAAGATCTTCGTCCACGGTCTCGGCTGGGACACCACCGCCGAAACCCTAACCGCCGTGTTCAAGCAGTTCGGCGAGATCGAAGATTGCAAGGCGGTTTGCGATAAGATCTCAGGTAAATCCAAGGGTTACGGTTTCATCCTCTTCAAGAGCCGCCGTGGCGCCCGGAATGCTCTCAAGCAGCCTCAGAAAAAGATCGGAAATCGGATGACGGCGTGCCAGCTGGCGACGATTGGGCCTGTTCCGATGGGCAATTCTGCGGTGGCGGCAGCTACGTCTTCGGTGGCGGCCCCCGCGGCGCCGTTATCGGAGTATACGCAGAAAAAGATATATGTTAGTAATGTTGGGGCGGAGTTGGATCCAAGGAAATTGCTTGCTTTCTTTGCTAGGTATGGAGAAATCGAAGAAGGACCGTTGGGACTTGATAAGGTTACTGGGAAGCCAAaagggttttgtttgtttgtttataagaCAGTTGAAAGTGCTAAGAAGGCTCTAGAAGAGCCTCACAAGAATTTTGAGGGCCATATATTGCATTGCCAGAGGGCTATTGATGGTCCCAAGCCAAACAAGTCTCAGCAGCATCAACatcagcaacagcaacagcacCAGCATCACCAGAACCCGAACCCACATACTGTGCCATTCCAGAGGAATGATAATCCTGGATATGTTGCTGGAGCGCCTGGTACTGGAACAGGTCATTTGATGGCTCCTGCTGCGGCCGGTGCGGGAATGGGGTATAATCAGGGAGCTGCAGCAGCTCAGGCTTTGAATCCTGCACTTGGACAGGCCATAACGGCGTTGCTGGCTAGTCAGGGTGCTGGATTGGGGTTGACTAATTTGTTGGGGACGCTTGGTTCGGCTGCGGCTGCTGTGAACCCGGGTGTGCCTGCTGCAGCAGGGCATGGGATGCAGGGTGCTTATCCGAGCCAGACAAATATTAGTCCCGGAGTGATGGGAGGGTATGGAAATCAAGGAGGATTGCAGAGTGGTTACCCGAGTCAGCAGATGGGTCAAGGCAGTTCTGGAAGAGGCCAGCATGGAGCTGGGCAGTATGGTAACATGGCTCCTTACATGGGGCACTAG